A window of Candidatus Neomarinimicrobiota bacterium contains these coding sequences:
- the rplD gene encoding 50S ribosomal protein L4, translating to MKVEFPIYKKDGTKSGEKLIIENPSFDIEPNDHAIYLAVKVERANSRQGTHSTKTRAEVRGGGRKPWRQKGTGRARVGSIRSPLWVGGGVVFGPKPRDYSLKINKKVKRLARRSALAYKYRSEAIRVVENLIFDEPKAKNIRELLSAFNLMDKKVTILVYRMNRNIALSCRNFYNIALFEARNASTIDLLDNEIILFEPEGLMELNSQLLE from the coding sequence TTGAAGGTTGAATTCCCGATTTATAAAAAGGATGGAACCAAGTCTGGAGAGAAATTAATAATAGAAAATCCTTCATTTGATATTGAGCCAAATGATCATGCTATTTACCTTGCTGTTAAGGTGGAACGTGCAAATAGTCGTCAGGGTACACATAGCACTAAGACAAGGGCAGAAGTTAGAGGAGGTGGAAGAAAACCCTGGAGGCAAAAAGGTACTGGAAGAGCAAGGGTTGGATCGATAAGGAGCCCACTCTGGGTAGGCGGTGGAGTCGTCTTTGGGCCTAAACCTAGAGATTATAGCTTAAAGATTAATAAGAAAGTAAAGCGGCTTGCAAGAAGGAGTGCTCTTGCATATAAATATAGGTCTGAGGCAATAAGGGTTGTGGAAAACTTGATTTTTGATGAGCCAAAAGCCAAAAATATAAGAGAATTATTGAGTGCTTTTAATCTTATGGATAAAAAGGTTACAATTCTGGTTTATAGAATGAACAGGAATATTGCACTTTCCTGTAGAAATTTTTATAATATCGCCCTATTTGAAGCACGGAATGCTTCAACTATTGATTTACTTGACAATGAAATTATTTTGTTTGAACCAGAAGGTTTAATGGAGTTAAATAGTCAACTTTTAGAATAA
- the rplW gene encoding 50S ribosomal protein L23, whose translation MSIKGDIIIEPILTEKMTKLQEEQNKYAFKVHSAANKHEIKAAVERKFNVKVKKVNTMGIKGKVRRMTVRSGGRVIRTEGRTPSWKKAIVTLEEGYKIDFYQGETAV comes from the coding sequence ATGTCTATAAAAGGTGATATAATAATTGAGCCTATTCTAACAGAGAAGATGACGAAATTACAGGAAGAGCAGAACAAATATGCTTTTAAAGTCCATAGTGCTGCAAATAAGCACGAAATTAAGGCCGCAGTTGAAAGGAAATTTAATGTAAAGGTAAAAAAAGTTAATACCATGGGTATAAAAGGTAAAGTTAGACGAATGACGGTGAGAAGTGGTGGAAGAGTAATCAGGACTGAGGGTAGAACACCTTCGTGGAAGAAAGCGATAGTTACCTTAGAAGAGGGTTACAAAATAGATTTTTATCAGGGAGAAACGGCGGTGTAA
- the rplB gene encoding 50S ribosomal protein L2 codes for MGIKKLKPVTSSTRYMSVSTFEEITTTEPEPSLVVPLKKTGGRNNLGRITVWHRGGGHKRKYRIIDFKRDKHGIEAKVKTIEYDPNRSARIALLVYKDGEKRYIIAPEGLQVGDTVISGENVPIKVGNALPLRNIPPGTFVHNVELYPGRGGKIARSAGSSVQIMGIEKKYAILKLPSGEMRKVNANCYATIGEVGNKDHINISLGKAGRSRWLGRRPHTRGVAMNPIDHPMGGGEGKSSGGRHPTTPWGKPTKGYRTRKKRKASDKLIIKRRYDK; via the coding sequence ATGGGTATAAAGAAATTAAAACCAGTAACGTCAAGCACGAGATATATGTCCGTCAGCACATTCGAGGAGATTACTACCACAGAGCCCGAGCCAAGTCTTGTTGTACCATTGAAAAAGACAGGTGGCAGAAATAATCTAGGTAGAATTACAGTATGGCATCGTGGTGGTGGACACAAAAGGAAATATCGAATCATAGATTTTAAAAGAGATAAACACGGTATTGAAGCTAAAGTAAAGACTATTGAATATGATCCAAATAGAAGTGCTAGAATTGCGCTTCTTGTATATAAAGATGGTGAAAAAAGGTATATAATAGCACCTGAAGGTTTGCAAGTAGGAGATACTGTAATATCTGGTGAAAATGTACCTATCAAGGTTGGTAACGCTTTACCATTAAGAAATATTCCCCCTGGAACTTTTGTTCATAATGTAGAGCTCTATCCTGGAAGAGGTGGAAAGATTGCAAGGAGTGCTGGTTCGTCTGTACAGATTATGGGGATTGAGAAAAAGTACGCAATATTGAAATTACCGTCTGGTGAAATGAGAAAAGTCAATGCTAATTGCTATGCAACAATTGGGGAAGTTGGAAATAAAGATCATATCAACATATCTCTTGGTAAGGCGGGTCGGAGTCGATGGCTTGGAAGAAGACCTCACACCAGAGGAGTTGCTATGAATCCTATAGATCACCCAATGGGAGGTGGTGAAGGTAAAAGTTCAGGAGGTAGACACCCGACAACTCCATGGGGTAAGCCAACGAAGGGTTATAGAACAAGAAAAAAGAGAAAAGCAAGTGATAAACTAATAATAAAGAGAAGATACGATAAATAG
- the rpsS gene encoding 30S ribosomal protein S19: MARSLKKGPYVDEKLLKKVKKLNETGQKKVIKTWSRRSTIIPEFVGHTFAVHNGNKFIPVYITENMVGHKLGEFAPTRTFRGHAGDKKERKKR, encoded by the coding sequence ATGGCTCGATCTCTAAAAAAGGGTCCATATGTTGATGAAAAGTTGCTTAAGAAAGTAAAAAAGTTAAACGAAACAGGTCAGAAAAAAGTTATTAAAACCTGGTCAAGAAGGTCTACAATTATACCTGAATTTGTAGGACACACTTTTGCTGTCCATAATGGAAATAAATTCATTCCAGTATATATAACAGAAAACATGGTTGGACATAAACTTGGTGAATTTGCACCAACAAGAACTTTTAGAGGACACGCAGGAGATAAGAAGGAGAGAAAAAAGAGATAA
- the rplV gene encoding 50S ribosomal protein L22, translated as MEARAVSRYIRQSPRKLRQLVDLVKGMRVQEALNTLHFSKKRASKYIEKTIRSAVSNLINSESGHSITPEELYIKSIWVDPGPMWKRVRPASMGRASLIRRRTSHLNVIVAEIEKKSKK; from the coding sequence ATGGAAGCAAGAGCAGTTAGTAGGTATATTAGACAGAGTCCAAGAAAATTGAGACAGTTAGTGGATTTAGTTAAGGGTATGAGAGTTCAAGAAGCTCTTAACACTTTGCACTTTAGTAAGAAAAGAGCGTCTAAGTATATTGAAAAGACCATCAGGTCTGCTGTTTCTAATTTAATCAATTCGGAATCCGGCCATAGCATTACTCCTGAAGAATTATATATAAAAAGTATATGGGTTGATCCGGGTCCGATGTGGAAAAGAGTAAGACCTGCTTCGATGGGAAGAGCCAGTTTAATAAGAAGGCGTACAAGTCATTTAAATGTAATTGTAGCCGAAATTGAAAAGAAAAGTAAAAAGTAG
- the rpsC gene encoding 30S ribosomal protein S3, protein MGQKTHPIGFRIGFNKTWDSIWFDERNYKDKLLQDFYLRRYLNNRLPNAGISKIEIKRTPKLITVIIHTSRPGMVIGQKGREVDLLKAELKKLTGTDVYINVNEVKRPELDARLVAMNIAAQIARKVSYKKVVKKAIQSAMRQGAQGIKIQVSGRLGGAEMSRKETYKEGRIPLQTLRSDIDYACEASYTTYGCIGVKVWICKGEKIKVEGE, encoded by the coding sequence TTGGGACAAAAGACACATCCAATAGGTTTTAGAATAGGGTTTAACAAAACTTGGGATAGTATTTGGTTTGATGAACGTAATTACAAGGATAAATTATTGCAGGATTTTTATCTCAGAAGGTATTTAAATAATAGATTACCCAATGCTGGTATCTCCAAAATTGAAATAAAAAGGACTCCCAAGCTTATAACTGTGATTATACATACATCAAGACCCGGTATGGTAATCGGACAGAAAGGGAGAGAGGTAGATCTACTAAAAGCCGAATTAAAGAAGCTTACTGGTACAGATGTGTATATAAATGTTAATGAAGTAAAAAGGCCTGAGCTTGATGCGAGGCTTGTTGCAATGAATATTGCGGCTCAAATAGCAAGAAAAGTATCTTATAAGAAAGTTGTAAAAAAAGCAATCCAATCGGCTATGAGGCAGGGAGCTCAGGGTATTAAGATACAAGTATCCGGTCGATTAGGTGGTGCTGAAATGTCAAGAAAGGAGACTTATAAAGAGGGGAGAATCCCATTGCAAACTTTGAGATCAGACATAGATTATGCCTGTGAAGCATCATATACAACCTACGGATGTATTGGGGTAAAAGTATGGATATGTAAAGGTGAAAAAATCAAGGTAGAAGGTGAATAA
- the rplP gene encoding 50S ribosomal protein L16: protein MLAPKKVKYRKQQRGRMKGIATRGNEVCFGEYGLKALEPGWITSRQIEAVRVAITRKVRKHGKLWIRIFPDKPVTKKPAETRMGKGKGSPEFWVAVVKPGRILFEVEVEDESQAIEAFRIGSHKLPIKTKIVKRKEVGE, encoded by the coding sequence ATGTTAGCGCCAAAAAAAGTTAAGTACAGGAAACAACAACGAGGTCGAATGAAAGGTATCGCAACCAGGGGAAATGAAGTCTGTTTCGGAGAATATGGGCTAAAAGCTCTTGAACCTGGTTGGATAACGTCAAGGCAGATTGAGGCAGTTAGAGTAGCTATTACAAGAAAAGTCAGGAAACATGGGAAACTCTGGATCAGGATATTCCCTGATAAACCTGTGACCAAGAAGCCAGCAGAGACTCGTATGGGTAAGGGGAAAGGTAGCCCAGAATTTTGGGTAGCAGTTGTTAAACCGGGGAGAATACTCTTTGAGGTGGAAGTTGAGGATGAAAGCCAGGCTATCGAAGCTTTTAGAATTGGTTCTCACAAATTACCTATTAAGACAAAAATAGTTAAGAGAAAAGAAGTTGGTGAGTGA
- the rpmC gene encoding 50S ribosomal protein L29, with protein MKKQQLREMSIEELKAKLAEDIETLSNLRFQKALQQLENPAKIRQIKKEIAQIKTVLREYELGIRKKKES; from the coding sequence ATGAAAAAACAGCAGTTAAGAGAAATGTCTATAGAGGAATTAAAAGCTAAACTTGCTGAGGATATTGAGACTCTTTCAAATTTGAGATTTCAAAAAGCTTTGCAACAGCTTGAAAATCCTGCTAAAATAAGGCAGATAAAAAAAGAAATAGCTCAGATAAAAACGGTATTACGTGAGTATGAGCTAGGTATAAGAAAGAAAAAGGAGAGTTAA
- the rpsQ gene encoding 30S ribosomal protein S17, translating to MRERVKKKIFVGRVVSNKMDKTIIVAVDRLVKHPLYKKYIRRTSKFYAHDPENKCKEGDVVKIIESRPLSKLKRWRLLEIVDSK from the coding sequence ATGAGAGAAAGAGTAAAGAAGAAAATTTTTGTTGGTCGAGTAGTTAGTAATAAAATGGATAAAACCATTATTGTTGCAGTTGATAGATTGGTAAAACACCCATTATATAAAAAATATATTCGACGCACTAGCAAGTTTTATGCTCATGATCCAGAAAATAAGTGTAAAGAGGGTGATGTAGTAAAAATAATAGAATCAAGGCCATTGAGCAAATTAAAACGTTGGAGATTGTTGGAAATAGTTGATTCTAAATAG
- the rplN gene encoding 50S ribosomal protein L14 gives MIQQESRLKVADNTGAKEVLCIRVLGGSGRKYASLGDIIVVSVKQATPNGMVKKGDKSKAVVVRTRKEVRRKDGSYIRFDDNAVVLVDNNLEPRGTRIFGPVARELRDRNYMKIISMAPEVI, from the coding sequence ATGATTCAGCAGGAGAGTAGATTAAAGGTTGCAGATAATACGGGAGCTAAGGAAGTGCTGTGTATAAGGGTGCTAGGCGGTTCAGGGCGGAAGTATGCTTCACTTGGCGATATAATTGTAGTCTCGGTGAAACAGGCAACTCCTAATGGAATGGTAAAAAAGGGAGATAAGTCTAAGGCCGTTGTTGTGAGAACAAGAAAAGAGGTGAGGCGAAAAGATGGCTCATATATAAGGTTTGACGATAATGCAGTTGTACTGGTTGATAATAATTTAGAACCACGGGGGACAAGAATTTTTGGCCCTGTTGCCAGGGAATTGAGAGACAGAAATTATATGAAAATTATTTCAATGGCACCGGAGGTTATTTAA
- the rplX gene encoding 50S ribosomal protein L24, with product MLKIKKGDMVMVISGDDRGKVGKVLKVFPKKNRVIVEGVNFIKRHTRPSQKNPQGGIIEKEAPIHISNVMLYHDGNPTKVGFKILKDGRKVRYSKKTGEVIDT from the coding sequence ATGTTAAAGATAAAAAAGGGTGATATGGTTATGGTGATTTCTGGTGACGATAGGGGGAAAGTTGGAAAGGTATTAAAGGTGTTTCCAAAGAAAAATAGAGTTATTGTTGAGGGTGTTAATTTTATAAAGAGACATACAAGACCAAGCCAGAAAAATCCACAAGGTGGAATTATTGAAAAAGAAGCTCCCATTCATATTTCTAATGTGATGCTGTATCATGATGGTAATCCTACGAAAGTTGGATTTAAAATTCTGAAGGATGGTAGGAAGGTGAGATATTCAAAGAAAACGGGTGAAGTAATAGATACATAA
- the rplE gene encoding 50S ribosomal protein L5 — translation MEYRPRLLEVYENVVIPKMMKIFKYENKYQVPKLEKITINMGIGRAKEDPQNLKNAMEDLKVISGQQPVITRAKKSISNFKIRAGDPVGCFVTLRGWRMYEFLDKFISIAVPRIRDFTGFSDKSFDGKGNLSIGIKEQIIFPEINYDTIDRIRGMDITITTTAETDEEAFELLSLMGFPFRRKRQPKIEEVEESN, via the coding sequence ATTGAATATAGACCAAGATTACTTGAAGTTTATGAGAATGTTGTAATACCAAAGATGATGAAAATTTTTAAATATGAAAATAAATATCAGGTGCCGAAACTCGAGAAAATAACAATAAATATGGGAATAGGGCGTGCGAAAGAAGACCCGCAAAACCTAAAGAATGCGATGGAAGATTTAAAGGTAATATCAGGGCAACAACCGGTTATAACAAGGGCAAAGAAGTCAATTTCAAATTTTAAAATAAGAGCTGGTGACCCTGTTGGTTGCTTTGTAACATTAAGGGGATGGCGGATGTATGAATTTCTCGATAAGTTTATCTCGATCGCTGTTCCACGTATTCGTGATTTTACCGGTTTTTCTGATAAATCATTTGATGGGAAGGGGAATTTATCTATTGGGATAAAGGAACAAATAATTTTTCCTGAGATAAATTATGATACTATTGATAGAATCAGAGGAATGGATATAACAATAACTACAACGGCCGAAACTGATGAAGAGGCTTTTGAATTATTATCTTTAATGGGATTTCCATTTAGGAGAAAGAGGCAGCCAAAAATTGAAGAGGTTGAGGAGAGTAATTAG
- a CDS encoding type Z 30S ribosomal protein S14 yields the protein MARKSLIEKAKRKPKFSTRKVNRCSICGRPRGYYRKFGLCRLCFRELALKGEIPGIKKASW from the coding sequence ATGGCAAGGAAATCATTAATAGAAAAGGCAAAACGTAAACCAAAATTTTCAACAAGAAAAGTTAACAGATGCAGTATATGTGGGCGACCAAGAGGATACTATAGGAAGTTCGGATTATGCCGTCTTTGTTTTAGAGAATTAGCTTTAAAGGGCGAAATACCAGGGATAAAAAAGGCAAGCTGGTAG
- the rpsH gene encoding 30S ribosomal protein S8 — protein MSITDPIADFLTRIRNAQKSGHRWVDAPASNMIKRISLILKYEGFIRDFVIIEDGKQGIVRLFLKYAKDGIPVIQGLKRISRPGRRVYVSSNEIPRVIGGLGIAILSTSKGVITDKVARKENVGGEVLCYIW, from the coding sequence ATGTCTATTACTGATCCAATTGCTGATTTTTTAACAAGAATTAGAAATGCACAAAAATCAGGGCATAGATGGGTTGACGCTCCTGCTTCGAATATGATAAAAAGGATATCCCTTATATTGAAATATGAGGGTTTTATAAGGGATTTTGTTATAATCGAAGATGGTAAGCAGGGTATTGTCCGCCTATTCCTTAAATACGCAAAGGATGGTATTCCAGTGATTCAGGGTTTAAAGAGAATTAGTCGACCCGGACGGAGAGTATATGTATCCTCTAATGAGATACCTAGGGTAATTGGTGGCCTCGGTATAGCAATTTTGTCTACTTCAAAAGGAGTGATTACGGATAAAGTAGCAAGAAAAGAGAATGTTGGAGGCGAAGTTTTATGTTATATTTGGTAG
- the rplF gene encoding 50S ribosomal protein L6: MSRIGRKPIEIPQGVNVEIKGRYVKVKGPKGELDLDIHPDMTLELLDNQLIVKRPTDSKRHKSLHGLTRQLIANMVEGVTKGYEKVLLLEGIGYSVEMKGKSLQLNVGYSHPVLFTPPPGITIEIPKPLTVVVRGIDKQRVGQVAAMIRSIRPVEPYKGKGIRYEGEYVRRKAGKKVGA; the protein is encoded by the coding sequence GTGTCAAGGATAGGTAGAAAACCGATAGAAATACCACAGGGAGTTAATGTTGAGATAAAAGGGAGGTATGTTAAAGTAAAAGGTCCTAAAGGTGAGCTGGATCTCGATATACATCCAGACATGACACTTGAGCTATTAGATAATCAATTAATTGTGAAAAGACCAACAGACAGTAAAAGACATAAATCACTCCATGGATTAACAAGGCAGTTAATCGCAAATATGGTTGAGGGTGTGACAAAGGGTTATGAAAAAGTTCTATTACTTGAGGGAATAGGCTATTCTGTCGAAATGAAAGGTAAATCTTTACAGCTGAACGTTGGTTATTCTCATCCTGTATTATTTACTCCACCTCCAGGGATAACAATTGAAATTCCTAAACCATTGACAGTTGTTGTACGTGGTATAGATAAACAGAGGGTCGGACAAGTTGCTGCTATGATAAGAAGCATAAGGCCTGTTGAACCGTATAAAGGCAAAGGAATACGTTACGAAGGTGAATACGTTAGAAGAAAAGCTGGAAAGAAGGTCGGAGCATAA
- a CDS encoding 50S ribosomal protein L18: MDRILKKRLARLRRKKRVSKKVFGTSQRPRLVVYRSLKHIYAQLVNDEDGKTILGVSDLSPEVRTQINVSMRKIDKSRLVGKALARKALEHGIRQVVFDRNGYKYHGRVKALADAAREGGLQF, translated from the coding sequence ATGGACAGAATATTAAAGAAAAGGTTGGCAAGGTTAAGAAGAAAGAAGAGAGTGAGTAAAAAAGTTTTTGGAACTTCACAGAGACCGAGGCTAGTTGTATATAGGAGTTTGAAACACATATATGCTCAACTTGTTAATGATGAGGACGGCAAAACGATATTGGGAGTTTCTGATTTGAGTCCAGAGGTAAGAACACAAATCAACGTGAGCATGAGAAAGATAGATAAAAGTAGATTAGTTGGAAAAGCTTTGGCGAGAAAGGCTCTTGAGCACGGAATAAGACAGGTTGTGTTTGATAGAAATGGATACAAGTATCACGGGAGAGTTAAAGCATTAGCTGATGCAGCCAGAGAAGGCGGTTTGCAATTTTAA
- the rpsE gene encoding 30S ribosomal protein S5, which yields MLKRRKVVDSSQLELLEEKIIKVKRVAKVVTGGRRFSFNAIVAIGDGKGHVGIGLGKAGEVTIAIAKAKEAAKKNMYKIPIINGTIPHEAEAKYGSSTVLLKPAAPGTGIIAGGPIRAIMEELGVTDVLTKVIGSTNPHNVAKATMKALLMLRDPITIARMRDITVRELFGK from the coding sequence ATGTTGAAAAGAAGAAAAGTTGTGGATTCTTCACAACTTGAGTTATTAGAAGAGAAAATAATAAAAGTAAAACGTGTAGCTAAAGTTGTGACAGGTGGTAGAAGATTTAGCTTTAATGCGATAGTTGCTATAGGGGATGGAAAGGGCCATGTTGGAATTGGGCTCGGAAAAGCGGGAGAAGTAACTATAGCTATAGCAAAAGCTAAAGAAGCAGCGAAAAAAAATATGTATAAAATACCTATCATAAATGGAACAATTCCACATGAAGCGGAGGCAAAATACGGATCATCAACTGTCCTATTGAAGCCTGCTGCTCCAGGAACTGGTATTATTGCGGGTGGTCCTATACGTGCCATAATGGAAGAATTGGGTGTTACGGATGTCCTGACAAAAGTTATAGGCTCAACCAATCCCCATAATGTTGCCAAAGCCACAATGAAAGCTTTATTAATGCTAAGGGATCCTATAACGATTGCTAGGATGAGAGACATAACTGTAAGGGAGTTGTTTGGCAAATGA
- the rpmD gene encoding 50S ribosomal protein L30 — translation MSAKKKQKMLKITQIKSAIGYRKKAKLTLQALGLRKMHQTVIKADNPAIRGMIRSISHLLKVEEVEQ, via the coding sequence ATGAGTGCTAAGAAAAAACAAAAAATGTTAAAAATTACTCAAATAAAGAGTGCTATTGGGTATAGAAAGAAAGCTAAATTAACACTTCAGGCCTTAGGATTAAGAAAAATGCATCAAACTGTAATAAAGGCTGATAATCCAGCGATAAGGGGTATGATAAGATCAATTTCTCATTTACTGAAAGTTGAGGAAGTAGAGCAATGA
- the rplO gene encoding 50S ribosomal protein L15, whose product MSTNILSSLKPAQGSVEKRKRVGRGDASGHGGTSGRGHKGEMSRSGSKRRAWFEGGQMPLYRRIPKRGFKSINKIEYQIVNIRDIERIDADVIKIVDLKEKGLIKTLNKPVKILGDGEIKKAVTIYANAFSKSAKEKIEKAGGKAEVI is encoded by the coding sequence ATGAGTACAAATATATTATCATCACTAAAACCTGCTCAAGGGTCTGTGGAGAAAAGAAAGAGAGTTGGTAGAGGAGATGCTTCTGGTCATGGGGGTACTTCAGGAAGAGGGCATAAGGGTGAAATGTCCCGATCAGGATCAAAGAGGAGAGCATGGTTTGAAGGCGGGCAGATGCCCCTTTACAGAAGGATACCAAAGAGAGGATTTAAAAGCATCAATAAAATTGAATATCAGATTGTTAATATTAGAGATATTGAGAGAATTGATGCGGATGTAATAAAAATTGTAGATCTAAAAGAAAAAGGGTTGATTAAAACTTTAAACAAGCCTGTTAAGATCCTTGGAGATGGTGAGATTAAAAAAGCGGTTACTATTTATGCTAATGCTTTTAGTAAATCAGCAAAAGAAAAGATTGAAAAAGCTGGCGGAAAAGCAGAGGTAATATGA
- the secY gene encoding preprotein translocase subunit SecY, giving the protein MIQQFQNIIKIPELKRRILYTLGLLTVFRIGAHIPIPGIDTEVLGAAIRNFSNTLFGLYDLFAGGAFRKATVFALGIMPYISASIILQLLGAVFPYLQKLQREGEEGRKKITQMSRYLTVLIALLQAFGISQFLMSPQMSARIGDRLYPVVPNPGVGFVLLTMLTLTTGTILLMWIGERITERGIGNGVSLIIMVGILARFPNVVISEITLIKEGVRGIFTEVILIALMFVIVGFVVLLTQGTRKIPVQYAKRIVGRKVYGGQATHIPLRVNSAGVMPIIFAQAIMFLPSTIATFFPNSEFIQGIMRFFSIQSVIYWIIYGIFIIFFTYFYTAIVFNPVEVADNMKKYGGFIPGIRPGKKTSEFIDNVLTRVTLPGSIFLAFIAVFPYVLMKVTKINYDLASFYGGTSLLIIVGVALDTLQQIESHLLMRHYDGFLKTGKIRGRR; this is encoded by the coding sequence ATGATTCAGCAATTTCAGAATATTATTAAAATACCTGAGCTTAAAAGGAGAATTCTTTATACTCTAGGTTTATTAACTGTATTTAGAATAGGTGCTCATATACCTATACCAGGTATTGATACGGAAGTACTTGGTGCTGCTATAAGAAATTTCTCTAATACATTATTTGGTTTATATGATTTATTTGCTGGTGGTGCTTTCAGAAAGGCTACGGTTTTCGCTCTTGGAATAATGCCATATATTAGTGCTTCTATTATATTGCAATTGCTTGGTGCTGTATTCCCATATTTACAGAAATTACAAAGGGAAGGTGAAGAAGGAAGAAAAAAGATAACGCAGATGTCGAGATATTTAACAGTATTGATAGCACTTTTACAGGCATTTGGTATAAGCCAATTTTTAATGAGTCCGCAGATGTCAGCAAGAATTGGGGATAGACTATATCCTGTAGTTCCAAATCCAGGAGTTGGATTTGTACTACTTACAATGCTCACATTAACTACTGGTACGATATTACTAATGTGGATAGGAGAGAGAATAACAGAGAGAGGGATTGGTAATGGTGTATCACTTATAATAATGGTTGGTATTCTTGCTCGATTTCCAAATGTTGTAATAAGTGAGATTACTCTAATAAAAGAGGGGGTAAGGGGAATATTCACCGAAGTGATTTTGATTGCTTTAATGTTTGTTATTGTTGGATTTGTAGTATTACTTACTCAAGGCACAAGAAAAATTCCGGTACAATATGCAAAAAGAATTGTTGGAAGAAAGGTTTACGGTGGGCAGGCTACTCATATCCCTTTAAGAGTGAATTCTGCTGGAGTAATGCCTATAATATTTGCACAGGCGATTATGTTCTTACCGAGTACAATTGCCACCTTTTTCCCGAATAGCGAATTTATTCAGGGTATAATGAGATTTTTCAGCATACAATCAGTAATATACTGGATTATTTACGGAATATTTATTATATTTTTTACATATTTTTATACTGCTATTGTGTTTAACCCTGTGGAAGTAGCGGATAATATGAAAAAATATGGTGGCTTTATTCCTGGTATAAGACCGGGAAAGAAAACCTCGGAATTTATTGATAACGTTTTGACAAGAGTTACTCTGCCGGGTTCAATATTTCTTGCATTTATAGCTGTTTTTCCATATGTATTAATGAAGGTGACAAAAATTAATTATGACCTCGCATCGTTTTATGGCGGTACTAGTTTGTTGATCATTGTGGGTGTGGCACTTGATACATTACAACAGATTGAATCACACTTGCTAATGAGACACTATGATGGATTTTTGAAGACAGGTAAAATTCGTGGTAGACGATAG
- the map gene encoding type I methionyl aminopeptidase gives MIYIKNDEEIKKMRESCQIAYQTVVMLGKYIKPGIKTKVLDRLAYEFIVSKNAKPAFKGYKGYPATICISINEQVVHGIPGDRILKEGDIVSVDIGTLKNGYYGDVAYTYAVGDIDDEKKRLLEVTEKALYKGIEKAVPGNYLSDIGHAIQSHVEANGFSVVRTLVGHGIGRNLHESPEVPNYGEPGRGPELRTGMTLAIEPMVNTGTFEVYTLEDGWTVVTLDGKPSAHFEHTIVITDNGPEILTRD, from the coding sequence ATGATATATATAAAAAATGATGAAGAGATTAAAAAAATGAGAGAAAGTTGTCAAATAGCCTATCAGACTGTTGTAATGCTTGGTAAATATATAAAACCTGGGATTAAAACAAAGGTGCTAGATAGACTTGCCTACGAATTTATTGTTTCAAAAAATGCTAAGCCCGCGTTTAAAGGATACAAAGGTTATCCGGCTACAATATGCATAAGCATAAATGAACAGGTTGTTCATGGAATCCCTGGAGATAGGATTTTAAAGGAAGGTGACATTGTCAGTGTCGATATTGGTACACTAAAGAACGGTTATTATGGTGATGTAGCATATACTTATGCTGTCGGTGATATTGATGATGAGAAAAAAAGATTGCTGGAAGTAACCGAAAAAGCGTTATATAAGGGCATTGAAAAAGCAGTCCCCGGAAATTATTTGTCGGATATCGGGCACGCTATTCAATCCCATGTAGAAGCTAATGGATTTTCTGTTGTTAGAACGCTTGTGGGTCATGGTATTGGTAGAAATTTGCATGAGAGTCCTGAGGTTCCTAATTATGGAGAACCAGGTAGAGGTCCAGAGTTGAGAACTGGGATGACCCTTGCAATCGAACCAATGGTTAATACTGGAACATTCGAAGTCTATACACTTGAAGATGGTTGGACTGTGGTGACACTTGATGGGAAACCATCAGCTCATTTTGAACATACTATTGTAATAACCGATAATGGTCCCGAAATTTTAACGAGAGATTAG